The sequence below is a genomic window from Chondrinema litorale.
TCATCAAAGACAAACTTCCTGTAAATGATGGAATAAGTCTTCAAGCTAATTTACCTTTTGCAGATTTGAGTGTGAATAATGAGCACTCAATGAAGTTACTTTTAACAGACGACCAGCTTTATTACCAAAGTATATCGCCAAAAGAAATTCACGCCTATTATCCAGAACTTCTCCGCACTAAGGGATGGAGTTTCCAAAGGTTTTATAGTAGAAACTATTGGAAAAAGAAAGATCACTTCATCAACGATTACCAAAAATTCATCAATTTATAAGCAAAGCTCACTTAGCATTCTTTACTATATTTCTATAAAAGCAACGTGTAACTAATAAACCTTGCAGTGTAAGTTTTTGCATTGCACCCTCTCAAATTACACAGTCTAAGTCTCAATTGTGGAAAAAATTTCCCAAAATAGGATGATTTATATTAGATACATCTATTAGCCCTTTCTGATTAAAATTATATAATCAACTGATTATAAGCAATTTACATCTCGGTTAATTTTTGTTCACAGCTCCATTTTAAAGCTAGGCACTTATTTTTCTTTATATCAAGCAACAATGTAAGATAAATTTAACTACGAAACTATTAGCGCTTAAAAGCTGAGGTATGTAGGAATAGATTACATTTTTAACTGAAACTATTAACCTTAAAGCTTTTGCACCATGCTAAAACGCTTAACGATATTAACCTTATTTATTTGGATGACCGTTTCTCAGGTCGTAATGGGCCAGGGGAACCGGTCTTCTTTTGAAAAAACAGAAGATGTATCCGGAGAACAAATGCTAAGTAGTAGTACTAAAAGCCTCTATAACGATCCAACAGTAAAAGACCCTAACGAGCCAGAAAAAATAAATAGCAATCACGCTTCTTTAAAAAGTATGCCCGAAATGATTAGAATCAACATGGGCAAAAATGGGAAAGATGAGTTTTTGATTGCTCGTACTGAAGTTACAGTGAGACAATTTAAATTGTTTTGCGAAGAGACTGGTAAATCTATGCCATCTAGAATGCCAAATTGGGGGTGGAACGAAAACCACCCAATTGTATATGTAACTTGGAAAGATGCCAATGAATATTGCATGTGGTTATCTAAAAAAACGGGATTAAACTATAGACTGCCAACTGTACAAGAGTGGGAGACTGCTGCAAAAGGTGGTGCTAAAAGTCTTGGTTACACTTACAGCGGATACGACGACCCTAGAATGGTGTCTTGGTATTGGGGAGATGATGATGATGTAAACAGTACCCAAACAGTTGCTACCAAAAAACCAAATGAAATTGGCTTGTACGACATGAGTGGTAATGCTTGGGAATGGTGTAGCAATCCTAAGGATAAAGATGGAAACATTAATACAAAATATTTAAAAGGCGGAAGCTGGAACAGACATAAATCAACCTTAGAAATTGATTATACAGAAGAAGTTCCATCAAACTATTTCAATTTTGATCTTGGTTTTAGACCAGTTGCAGAACTATAATTTGCTTCACATTAATAAAAAAATAAATATCAGGTAACTCTCATTGAGCTTAACATTAAGCTGACTATTTTTGCAGAATATCCCATTCTGAATTAATAGTGATGATAGAGTTACCTGAAAACATTGCAGCATTAGAAAGTTACAAGCCCGGAAAAGCAGTAGATAACGTTTTCGAAGGAAAAGATTTTAAGCAAACTGCCATTTTAAGCAGCAATGAAAATAATTTGGGAACATCTCCCAAAGCAATTGCAGCCATGCAAAATGTCTTGAGCAATTCTTTTGTTTATCCTGATCCAAGCGGGATGAAGCTCAGAACTAAACTGGCAAAAAAACACAATACTGAAATCAATCGAATTATTATTGGAGATGGCTCTGATGGCATCTTATCAGTAATATTTAAGGCCTTTTTTAAGCCCGGCAACGAGCTAGTATCTTCAAAAGGTTCTTTTGTTGCAGTAAATGTAATGACCAAACTCAACAATATTCCTTACATACAAGCGCCTTTAACTGCTGAATATGCTTTTGATTTAGATACAATTTATAAACTCATAGGTCCCAAAACTAAAGCTGTTTATCTCTGTAATCCAAACAACCCAACAGGGGCGATGATTGGCAGAGAAGAGTTAATGAATTTCGTCAATAAAATTCCAGCAAATATCTTAATTATTATTGATGAAGCTTATGCTGAATTTGCTACAGAACTAGCTGATGATTACCCTGACACGACTGAGATTAATTTACCTAATGTACTCACGCTGAGAACTTTCTCTAAAGCTTTTGGACTGGCAGGTGTAAGACTTGGCTATGGAATCGGTAGTACTTTCATTATTGAAACATTAATGAAGGTAAAACTTACTTTTACTCCTTCTAGCATTGCACAAGCAGCTGGTATGGGTGCACTAGAAGATACTGAGTTTATGAATAAAACTGTATCTACAAATAATGAAGGAATTGAACATTACTACAAAGCTTTTGACAGATTACAATTGAAATATGTAAAGTCTTATGGCAACTTTGTAATGATAGATTTTGGTACAGAAGAAAAAGCATTAAAAGTATTCCAAGGCTTATTAGACAGAGGGGTGTTTGTACGTCTACTCAGGTTTTTTCAATTGCCACATTGTATTAGAATTACTGTGGGCTTACCAGACGAATGTAAATTACTTGTTGAAAAACTGGCAGAAGTTCTTAAAACTTTATAAACCTCAATCATTTTTTCAAGATCAATTAATTGATTATCAGATAATTATAAAGATAACTTATGATTATCTGATAACTCAATCAAAACCAAGTTTCTCAGGAAAGGTAAATTGAGGTTGTTTCTTTTCTAACTCTGTTTTATCAAATTTTCTACCGGCTGATTTATTCAGGATAAGGCTTGTATATTGCCCTAGGGTATTATTAAGCTTTTGTAGCTTCACCAAATTACTTGTCCAATTAGCTTGTGGCAACTCGAGCATATTTGCAATATCATCCCCCATTAAATAGCGCATATATGATGTTAAATAGCCATTTGGGAGCTTAACAGGTAAATCTTTATAACTTTCTAGCAATGCTTTTGTAAGCAACTTACCTTCGGCGGAGGGTTTCATATGTCGCCTTTCAATTAATTGGGCAAGATCATATGCAGCTTTTAAATTTTGAGGAATTAGTTTTTCATCTAGTCCCAACATAAATCCTATTACATTCCAGATATGCATAAAAGCATCTGCATTTTCAGTAGAAATTACTCTGCCTGACTTACGCAAGCCTCTCAAAATAATAAAAGAGAAGGCAAGGTTAGTCCCGGCCATATCTTCTTGATTTACAGGCAAGCCCCACTCCATTTTCCATTTTCCCGATTTTAAAATATGGTATCGAATAGATGCATGTATAAGCCTTACTTTTTGGATACTTGTAACAGCTTTCCCACTCAACTCAAACATATTTGGAGAAAGTACATCCAACACAAACTGCCCAGTCTCTGCTAATCGGTTTTGTGTGTCTTTTTTAATCCTCTCAGAAAATGCCAGCACTTTTGCTCCATCTGCCGCCGCATAGCAATATGGTAAAGATAAACTACCCAGTAAACCCATTATATCACCAGAATATTCTGAGAAAAACATGTTGGCTTTTTTCATTTTTCTTGAGTCAGCCCAAGCAGGTAGCTCTTGCGATACACTAAAAAATCTACTTAGCTGCTCTTTTGTATTTTCCTGTATCGCATCATTCTCTCTCCAATTATTATTAAAAATATCTTTAAAACTAATTGGTACTTCACCCTCAAATAAGCCTTTAATTGCATTATCTGCCAGTTCATCACCAACAAGGCGCATATCATTTAAAAGATTCTCAGCAAATCGTTGCATAATCCATCTAAATTGTTTTTTTGAGAAACCTTTGTGTAATGTGAATGTTCTTTTTTCAAAGAATTATCATTAAATAATATGTAAGTTATTTACCCTTAACAATTGAAATACTGTAAAAATCAATTTGAATAGCTACAATAGAAACTGAAACTATCTATAGTATCTTAATATTAATTTTTCTTTACAGTTAATTAGCGGTTTTGGGAAAATAATTTGGCTAATTTGCAGGAATATTCTAAAAGTTATGAATAAAAGAAAACCTACAAGTTTCAGAAAGGGGAAAAATGCGGATAATAAACCTGCTTTTGAAAAAAAAGGCAAGTCAAAACCTGTATTTAAAAAGAAAAACGAGAAGTTTTCCAAGCCCAAGCCACCTGAATATGGCGAAAGATATGTTAAGGCAATAAAGAAGGAAGAAGAGGAAAAAGGAAGTGATCAAATTCGCCTTAATAGATACATTGCAAACTCAGGAGTGTGTTCGAGAAGAGATGCTGACCAATTGATAACCGATGGAAAAATCACGGTTAATGGTAAGGTAGTTAAAGAAATGGGATACAAGGTATCTACTACTGATACAGTTAAATACCAAGGTAAACTCCTAAAAAGAGAGAGCTTTGTATACGTGTTACTAAATAAACCAAAAGGTTTTATTACCACCATGTCTGACGAAAAAGGCAGACGAACTATTATGGATTTGGTTAGTAACGCTTGTGAAGAAAGAATTTATCCTGTAGGTAGACTCGATAAAGAAACTACGGGATTAATTATGTTGACTAATGACGGTGATCTGGCAAAAAAGCTTTCGCACCCTTCTGGTAAAACCCAAAAAATTTACCACGTAGAACTAGATAAACCGATCTCTAATACAGATTACGATACCATAGTACACAGAGAATTTGAATTGGAAGATGGACCAGTAGATTTGGATGGGATTAATATTATTTCTGACGACAGAAAAAAACTTGGTGTAGAGTTGCATTCTGGTAGAAATAGAATTGTAAGAAGAATGTTTGCCCACTTCAAATATGAAGTTGTTAAACTAGACAGAACTGTTTTTGCAGGTCTTACCAAATTGGATTTACCGCGTGGAAATTGGAGATATCTTTCTGAAAAAGAAGTAATAAGACTCAAACATTTTCAAAGAGTATAATTTTTATACCCTTAATTGATTAAATAATGCAAAAATGCATGTATGTTTTTTTAAAGATTATGCATTTTTCTCTTAATTAGATTAAGGCTTAAAATTATCTTTTTAATTTTGCAAAAATTTTATAAGCAATAAGCTCATTCTGATGGACTCAAATAATAAAAAAAGATATACAATTACTGCTGCTTTACCGTATGCTAACGGACCGTTACATATCGGTCACATAGCTGGTGCATATCTTCCTGCTGATACCTTTGTGAGGTTTCTCAGAATGAAAGAAGAGGATGTAGTATTTGTGTGTGGTAGTGACGAACACGGAGCGGCAATTACCATTAAGGCACGAAAAGAAGGAGTTAGTCCTCAGCAAATTATTGATAAGTTTCACGAACTGAATAAAGATACTTTTAAGGAGTTTGGAATTGCTTTCGATATATATCACCGTACATCAGCCAAAATCCATCATGAGACTTCTCAAGATTTTTTCACTGTATTAAATGACAAAGGAGAGTTTGATATAATTGAATCTGAACAGTACTATGATGAAGAAGCTGAGCAGTTTCTAGCCGATAGATATATTACCGGAACTTGCCCTAAATGTGGTAACGAGAATGCTTATGGAGACCAGTGCGAAAGCTGTGGTTCTTCACTAAGCCCTACTGATTTAATAAATCCGAAATCTACTTTAACAGGAAGTGAGCCAATACTTAAGAAAACCAAGCACTGGTATTTGCCAATGCAGAATCATGAGGGTTGGATTAAGAAATGGATTGAAGAAGGAATTTTAGATAATAAACAACATCACAACCCTGAAGAATGGAAAAAGCATGTATTAGGTCAGTGTAAATCTTGGATTGATGGTGGTTTACAAGCCAGAGCCATGACACGTGATCTTGACTGGGGTATAAAAGTACCATTAGAAGAAGCCAAAGGGAAAGTACTATATGTTTGGTTAGATGCACCTATCGGTTACATTTCTGCTACTAAAGAGTGGGCCAACATGAATGGCAAAAACTGGGAAGATTATTGGAAAAGTGAAGATGCCAAGCTCATCCATTTTATAGGAAAAGATAATATAGTTTTCCACTGTATTATTAACCCTATCATCTTAAAGAGCTATGGAAATGGTTTTGTATTGCCAGATAATGTACCCGCAAACGAGTTTTTAAATTTAGAAGGGAATAAACTTTCTACTTCAAGAAACTGGGCTGTTTGGTTACATGAATATCTAAAAGAATTTCCTGGAAAGCAAGATGTACTTCGCTATGTACTTACAACCATTGCTCCTGAGAATAAAGACAGTGAGTTTACTTGGAAAGATTACCAAGCTAAAAACAATAGTGAACTAGTTGCAATTCTTGGTAATTTTGTAAACCGTACTATGGTACTAACACATAAGTATTTTAATGGCGAAGTTCCTGTAAGAGGTGAGCTAGTAAAATACGACCAAGATGTTGTAAACATGGTAGCTGAAATTCCTGAGAAAATTGAAAACCTAATTAGGCAATATAAATTTAGAGATGCGCTAGCAGAAGCAATGCAACTGGCTCGTATTGGTAATAAATACTTGGCTGATACTGAACCTTGGAAACTATTTGCGCAAGATCCTGATATAGTAAAAACCATTATGAATATTTGCCTTCAGATTACAGCAAATCTGGGTGTTATTCTACAACCATTTTTACCTGATACTGCTGAGAAGATTCAGTTTATGTTGGGAATGAAAAATGTAAAATGGAATTTAGCAGGCAAAATGGATATACTTTTCCCATATGATAAACTGGGAAGAACTGAGCTTTTATTTGATAAAATAGAAGATAGTGTAGTAGAACAGCAGGTTAAAAAATTGGAAAAAGCTAAACTGGCATCAATACCTGCAACACCTGCTAAAGAAGCTGTAAGTTTTGATGATTTCACAAAAATGGATATCAGAACTGGTACCATCTTACATGCAGAAAAAGTAGCTAAAACTAAGAAACTTTTAAAATTAAAAGTAGATACAGGAATAGATACTCGCACCATTGTAAGTGGTATTGCAGAATTCTTTAAACCTGAAGAAATTATTGGTCTTCAAGTAAGTGTATTGGTAAATCTTGCACCTAGAGAAATTAAAGGAATTACCTCTCAGGGTATGATTTTAATGGCTGAAGACAGAGATGGTTCATTATCATTTATGACTCCACGAAAGAAAGTAAACAACGGAAGTGTAGTTAGATAATAGTAGAACTTCACAAGTTTTAGCGAATCCATTTTAATATCTAAATTAATGTGAAGATTCGCAATAATTATAGTAAAACATACATATAGAAGATAGTATCGAACATTTCGTAAAAATACTATCTTCTTTTTTGTATGGAGGCTAATTACAAAGTATCAATAATATATATCATCTTTCTTTGCTTGCTAAGCTCTTTTACTGATCCTGAAGACTTAAAGCCCACAGTAAAAGTAATTCGCAACAAACCTCAAGATTGCGATGGCAAGGGATCAGTTTTCGATAAAATTTATGTTGGTAGCCAGATAAAAGATGAACAAATAGAAATCTGGTTTTTTGTTCAAAAGTATGACTTGCAATGGCTTAAAAAAGTATATACTGTGGAAAGCCCATGCATTGTAAGTACAGACTTAAACTCTTGTACCTTCACAGGAAATTATCTTGTACTTGCTTTCTACAAAGTAGAAAATGAATCACACGACATCAATATTGCACAAGTGCCTATTATCCATAATTCAAGAGGAGAGCAGCCTAAATTTAGAGTTACACGCAGGAGAAAACTAGAAGAAAATGTAGGCGGTGGAGTACTCTTCGAAACAGGAGAAGTTTTTACACCAAAAGGAGAAGCTATAGAAATTACTTTATTTATGGAGAAAAAAGATGGTAGTTGGAGAAAAAAGCATTTTAACTACATCGGTTCCGGCAATATTGATTTAAATACTGAGGGCAATGATTTAACAGGAAAATACAAATACCACATTGATGTAAAACACGATTACACACAAAATGTAACAAATGGTTAATTGAGTTTATTAACCATTTGCCAGATCAAACTGAAGTTTTACCAGATTGCTATAAATGCCATTTTCAAGTGCTAGCAACTCGTTATGAGTTCCAGATTCAACCATTAGTCCTTTATCTATCACAAAAATCTTATCTACTTTTCTAATGGTTGCCAATCTATGAGCAATTACAATTGTAGTTCTGTTTTTCATTAACTCCTCAATTGCTTGTTGCACTAATATTTCTGACTCTGCATCTAACGAACTCGTTGCTTCATCTAAAATTAAAATAGCTGGATCTTTAAGAATTGCTCTTGCAATTGCAACTCTTTGTCGCTGTCCGCCAGATAGTTTCAAGCCTCTTTCACCTACAACTGTATCAAAGCCTTCTGGAAAACTTTCGATAAAATCGAGGGCATATGCTTTTCGAGCAGCTTCTCTCACTTCTTCATCAGTAGCATTAATTTTTCCATAGGCAATGTTCTCTTTAATTGTCCCTCCAAATAATACAATATCTTGTGGTACAATACCTATATTTTTTCTATAAGCATTTAAGGTATAATCATTCATAGAAACTCCATCAATACCTATATACCCATTATAGTTATGATATAACCTTAGAATTAATTGAGCGATGGTAGATTTACCAGCACCACTATGTCCAACCAAAGCTACTTTTTCACCCGGTTCAATTTTAAATGTGATGCCTTTTAATACTTCTACATCTTCTCTGGTCGGGTAAGCAAAAGTTACATTATCAAAATTAATACTTCCTTCAAACCTCTTTTGCGTACTATTATCAATAGTAGCTACATTTAACTCAGTGTCTTCTTCTAAAATATCCAAAACTCTATCTGAAGCACCCACTGCTTTTTGTAGTGAGCCATATATATTTCCCAAACCGCCAATAGAACCACCAATAAACATGGTATACAAAATAAAGGTAACCAGATCGCCAAAAGAGATTTCGCCAGATTCTACCATACTTGCTCCAAACCACAACACCAGTACAATGCCACCTAGTAATGCAAAAATGATAAAAGACACAAATGCACCTCTGTACACTCCATTTTTTAAAGCTAGATCAACCACTTCTTTTATCGATCTGTTATATCGATTCGTCTCGAAGCGTTCGTTTGTAAAGGTTTTTACTGTGCTTACTGCTTGAAGAGTTTCTTCCACTATAATGTTAGCTTCTGCCAGAGCATCTTGTGTTTTCTTCGATAAAGTTTTAATGAACTTACCAAACACAAAACCACTGATTGCCAAAATCGGAATGGTAACCAACATAAAAAGTGTAAGCTTAGGATTGGTTACAAACAGAATTCCGATACCGATAAAAAGCGTACTGGTCTGTCTTATAAATTCAGAAAGTGTTACACTAAAAGTATCTTGCAGTAAAGAAATATCTGCGGTAATTCTACTAAAAAGCTCTCCAGTTCTGTGTGAATCAAAGAAACTTACTGGCAAAGTCATGTATTTTTCGTAGAGGCCTTTTCTAATATCGGCCATTGACCTTTCGCTCACTTGTGCAAAAAAGTAGATTCTTAAGAAAGAGAAAAAACTTTGTGAAATAAGAATTGCTACTAGTCCTAATGCTATATCATCTATCCCTTTTAAAACCCAGTCGTTTTTACCGAGTGATGTATCAACCAGCTTGCCGGTTAAGTAGGGGAATCCCAATAAAATTGTGCTTGAAAAAACAAGACTTATTAAGCCTAGAATAAACCATCCACGGTAGGGTAACATAAATCGGTAGATACCCAGTAGCTTCTTGAAAGACTTTTTATTGAGTTTATTTTTTTTTGCTTCTTGCTTATTGTCGTCCATTGTAGTTGACATCTATATAATCGCTTCCTATACAGGCAGTTTCGCAAAGTTATATAGACGCACCAAGAAATACGAATTATTAAATTATTACATAACATATAAGCACATAAAATTCATTTATATGTCTTGTAAAAGATTTGTAGAGCTTAAAAAATTTCAGGAAATTAAATCTCTTACTGCGGAGGTATACTCATTTATATGCTCTTTGGGCACATTATAAATAGACATTACCATCATAATAGCTTCTAGTTTAGATTCCAACTCGTCTACAATGATGTTATCAGCTCCGTGTCTGCGTAGATTGTCCATTTCTTCTACCTGTTTGGTTCGAGCAATTATTTGCAAATTCTCATTAAACCTTCTGAGGTGATAGGTGATTTCAGCAGCCTTAGTTGTAGCAATAGTTGTAATAACCGCTACTTTGGCTTTGTCTATATTGGCATGGTGTAAAACCTCTTCTGTACAAGCATCTCCATAGATTATTGGAATACCCGCTTTTGCAGCTTCTTCTACCGTTTTAGGGTTAAGTTCAATAATTACATAAGGAATTTGAGAAGCTAGTGCACAATGCGCCAAACTCTGGCCTGCTAGACCATAGCCTATTATTACAATGTGATCTTTGAGTTCTTCTACATTGTAAGCTGAATTTTTGGCTGGCACTCCAAACAACTTCACTTTCATCCTTTTGCTTACCGGCAAAATTTTAATAATCCCATTACAGATTTTTTGGTCGAAAGTCATTAATACTGGTGTAATCG
It includes:
- the hisC gene encoding histidinol-phosphate transaminase — translated: MIELPENIAALESYKPGKAVDNVFEGKDFKQTAILSSNENNLGTSPKAIAAMQNVLSNSFVYPDPSGMKLRTKLAKKHNTEINRIIIGDGSDGILSVIFKAFFKPGNELVSSKGSFVAVNVMTKLNNIPYIQAPLTAEYAFDLDTIYKLIGPKTKAVYLCNPNNPTGAMIGREELMNFVNKIPANILIIIDEAYAEFATELADDYPDTTEINLPNVLTLRTFSKAFGLAGVRLGYGIGSTFIIETLMKVKLTFTPSSIAQAAGMGALEDTEFMNKTVSTNNEGIEHYYKAFDRLQLKYVKSYGNFVMIDFGTEEKALKVFQGLLDRGVFVRLLRFFQLPHCIRITVGLPDECKLLVEKLAEVLKTL
- a CDS encoding ABC transporter ATP-binding protein, with amino-acid sequence MSTTMDDNKQEAKKNKLNKKSFKKLLGIYRFMLPYRGWFILGLISLVFSSTILLGFPYLTGKLVDTSLGKNDWVLKGIDDIALGLVAILISQSFFSFLRIYFFAQVSERSMADIRKGLYEKYMTLPVSFFDSHRTGELFSRITADISLLQDTFSVTLSEFIRQTSTLFIGIGILFVTNPKLTLFMLVTIPILAISGFVFGKFIKTLSKKTQDALAEANIIVEETLQAVSTVKTFTNERFETNRYNRSIKEVVDLALKNGVYRGAFVSFIIFALLGGIVLVLWFGASMVESGEISFGDLVTFILYTMFIGGSIGGLGNIYGSLQKAVGASDRVLDILEEDTELNVATIDNSTQKRFEGSINFDNVTFAYPTREDVEVLKGITFKIEPGEKVALVGHSGAGKSTIAQLILRLYHNYNGYIGIDGVSMNDYTLNAYRKNIGIVPQDIVLFGGTIKENIAYGKINATDEEVREAARKAYALDFIESFPEGFDTVVGERGLKLSGGQRQRVAIARAILKDPAILILDEATSSLDAESEILVQQAIEELMKNRTTIVIAHRLATIRKVDKIFVIDKGLMVESGTHNELLALENGIYSNLVKLQFDLANG
- the metG gene encoding methionine--tRNA ligase; the encoded protein is MDSNNKKRYTITAALPYANGPLHIGHIAGAYLPADTFVRFLRMKEEDVVFVCGSDEHGAAITIKARKEGVSPQQIIDKFHELNKDTFKEFGIAFDIYHRTSAKIHHETSQDFFTVLNDKGEFDIIESEQYYDEEAEQFLADRYITGTCPKCGNENAYGDQCESCGSSLSPTDLINPKSTLTGSEPILKKTKHWYLPMQNHEGWIKKWIEEGILDNKQHHNPEEWKKHVLGQCKSWIDGGLQARAMTRDLDWGIKVPLEEAKGKVLYVWLDAPIGYISATKEWANMNGKNWEDYWKSEDAKLIHFIGKDNIVFHCIINPIILKSYGNGFVLPDNVPANEFLNLEGNKLSTSRNWAVWLHEYLKEFPGKQDVLRYVLTTIAPENKDSEFTWKDYQAKNNSELVAILGNFVNRTMVLTHKYFNGEVPVRGELVKYDQDVVNMVAEIPEKIENLIRQYKFRDALAEAMQLARIGNKYLADTEPWKLFAQDPDIVKTIMNICLQITANLGVILQPFLPDTAEKIQFMLGMKNVKWNLAGKMDILFPYDKLGRTELLFDKIEDSVVEQQVKKLEKAKLASIPATPAKEAVSFDDFTKMDIRTGTILHAEKVAKTKKLLKLKVDTGIDTRTIVSGIAEFFKPEEIIGLQVSVLVNLAPREIKGITSQGMILMAEDRDGSLSFMTPRKKVNNGSVVR
- a CDS encoding formylglycine-generating enzyme family protein, coding for MLKRLTILTLFIWMTVSQVVMGQGNRSSFEKTEDVSGEQMLSSSTKSLYNDPTVKDPNEPEKINSNHASLKSMPEMIRINMGKNGKDEFLIARTEVTVRQFKLFCEETGKSMPSRMPNWGWNENHPIVYVTWKDANEYCMWLSKKTGLNYRLPTVQEWETAAKGGAKSLGYTYSGYDDPRMVSWYWGDDDDVNSTQTVATKKPNEIGLYDMSGNAWEWCSNPKDKDGNINTKYLKGGSWNRHKSTLEIDYTEEVPSNYFNFDLGFRPVAEL
- a CDS encoding pseudouridine synthase, with the translated sequence MNKRKPTSFRKGKNADNKPAFEKKGKSKPVFKKKNEKFSKPKPPEYGERYVKAIKKEEEEKGSDQIRLNRYIANSGVCSRRDADQLITDGKITVNGKVVKEMGYKVSTTDTVKYQGKLLKRESFVYVLLNKPKGFITTMSDEKGRRTIMDLVSNACEERIYPVGRLDKETTGLIMLTNDGDLAKKLSHPSGKTQKIYHVELDKPISNTDYDTIVHREFELEDGPVDLDGINIISDDRKKLGVELHSGRNRIVRRMFAHFKYEVVKLDRTVFAGLTKLDLPRGNWRYLSEKEVIRLKHFQRV
- a CDS encoding oxygenase MpaB family protein — encoded protein: MQRFAENLLNDMRLVGDELADNAIKGLFEGEVPISFKDIFNNNWRENDAIQENTKEQLSRFFSVSQELPAWADSRKMKKANMFFSEYSGDIMGLLGSLSLPYCYAAADGAKVLAFSERIKKDTQNRLAETGQFVLDVLSPNMFELSGKAVTSIQKVRLIHASIRYHILKSGKWKMEWGLPVNQEDMAGTNLAFSFIILRGLRKSGRVISTENADAFMHIWNVIGFMLGLDEKLIPQNLKAAYDLAQLIERRHMKPSAEGKLLTKALLESYKDLPVKLPNGYLTSYMRYLMGDDIANMLELPQANWTSNLVKLQKLNNTLGQYTSLILNKSAGRKFDKTELEKKQPQFTFPEKLGFD